The uncultured Paludibaculum sp. sequence GAGAGGGATGGAAGAGCAGATCCGGCAGACCAGCAAGATGGAAGCCGTGGGCCGGTTGGCGGGCGGGGTGGCACACGACTTCAACAACCTGCTGACCGCGATTCTGGGGTTCAATGAGATCGCCATCAACCAGTCGGACCGCGGGCAATCGCCGCAGGCTTCCCTGGAACAAGTGCGGAAAGCGGCCGAGCGAGCAGCCGAACTCACACGCCAGTTGCTCACGTTCAGCCGGCGGCAAATCACTCAACCGCGGCTGCTGGATCTCAACGCGGAGATCAGGGAAACGCTGCAACTGCTGCCCCCGCTGCTGGGGGCGCGGATCGACGTGAATTTTCAGCCAGCCGCGGAACTCCCCGTCATCCTGGCGGACCCCAGCCAGATTTCGCAGATCCTGGTGAATCTGGCCGCCAACTCCAAAGACGCCATGCCGAATGGCGGGCGCATCGACCTGCGCACCTTCGTAGGCAAGGTCGAATCGGCACAGGAGGGTGCACTCACGGGTCTGCTGCCCGGCCCGCATGTCACGCTGGAATTCCGTGACACGGGGGAAGGCATCCCGAAAGAGCTGTTGGCGAGGATCTTCGAACCATTTTTTACGACGAAGGAGTCCGGCCGCGGCACGGGCTTGGGACTAGCGACCGTGTATGGCATCGTGCGCCAGAATCAGGGCGCAATCGAGGTCCAAAGTGAGCCAGGCGAAGGGACCCTGTTCCGGATTCACCTGCCAGCCCGCGCGGGTTCCGTGCAGGAACCGAAACTGGCACAGGAGGTGCCCGTCGAGGTGAGCACTGGAGCCAGGATCCTGCTGGTGGAGGATGAACGGGCAGTGCGGGAGCTCTTGACGATCGCTTTGGAGCGGGCGGGTTTTCAAGTGGAGCCGGCGGGGTCGGGAACCGAAGCGCTCGCAGTCTTCCCGAAACGGCCGTTTGACCTGATTCTGACCGATGTGGTGATGCCGGGCATGACCGGCGTGGATATGGTCTCGAGAATCCACGCGATCAGGCCGGATGTCCCCGTGCTGTTCATGTCCGGCTACAGCCACGAGACGCGGGTCGAGTCGCTGCCGGGTCGTTTCGTGTCCAAGCCGTTCACGATCGACCGGCTCATCAATGAGATGCGAGCAGCGATTTCCGGTGCTCAGGCGTCATCTTCTCCGCCGCATAACGGAGGGTGAGGCGGGTGGCGGCGGTCTCGTGCCGCAGCAGGAAATCCAGCGTCTCCACAGGCCGCTGGGGATAGGTCTCTTTCAGCAGCCAGCCGACGCCTTTTTCGACCATATCGTCGCGATCGGGCAACAGGAGGGCCGTGATCTCGAAGATGTAGTCCGTGTGCCGGCCGGCCTTCGCTTCCTGCAGCAGCGAGACGGCGGAAGCGCGCCGTTTCCAGCGGTTTTTCGAAGCGGTCCACGGTTTGAGCGCAAAGCGAAGGTCCGGTTCGTTTTCAATGCAGGCGGCCAGCAGCCACGATGAAACCCCGTCGGTGTGCGCCCAGTTGTGAACATAGCGGTCGATCCAACGCTCGAAGAGCTTGAACTCGCAGGCGGTGCACTGGCGCGCGAAGCGGCGGTAGACGTGGCAGACGAGGACTCCGGATTCGAGCTTGCCGGTCTCCCAGAGGCCCTTCATCAGCGCATTGCGATGGGCCAGGGGCCATGTCTTCACGGCTGCATAGACCTCACGGACGAGCATGGTGAGGTGCTGCGTCCGCACGCCGTAGGTGTCCACCTCATGCTGGAAGAAGCGCCGCTGCCCCTGCGCAAACCCGGCATCGGCCAGAGCCAACATGCTTTCGTCGATGTGGGCCAGCAGGGCGTCCGGAGTCATAATGCTACACTCCGAGCATATGACGCCTGGGAACCCCTTTGCGATCGTGAACGACAGCTATTCGACAGCGTCCATCCAGGGCCAGGCGCCGCGCATCACCTCACTGCTGATCAAACCGGCCTCGGCGGTGTGCAACCTCGACTGTTCGTACTGCTTCTACCTCGATCGTGACGCGGACCCTTACAAAGAGCTGCCGGCCCGCCTGATGACCAACGAGACTCTGGAGCGGTTGGTGGACAACTACTTGTTCTACTCCTACCCGGCGTCGACCTTTGCGTTCCAGGGTGGCGAGCCGACGCTCGCCGGACTGCCGTTCTTCCAGAAACTGGTGGATCTGCAGCAGCGTCATGGCCGCAGCGGGCAGTCGGTTTCCAACGCGCTGCAAACCAATGGAGTGCTGCTGGACAAGGACTGGGGGCAACTGTTCCGTGAGTACAAGTTCCTGATCGGCATCTCACTGGACGGGCCCGAGGAGGTGAACGACCTCTACCGTTTCAATAAGGCCGGCCACGGCACCTGGAAGAACGTGATGCGTGGCGTGGAGGCGATGCAGAAGGAGAAGGTCGATTTCAACGTGCTGTGCGTGCTGAGCCAGTCAAACGTGCACAAGCCCCGCGAGATCTACAAATTCTACCGGTCTCTGGGCATCGACTACATGCAGTTCATCCCGCTGGCCGAGTTCGACGCCGAAGGCAAGCCGTTCCCGTTCACGATTACTCCGGAAGAGTACGGGCGCTTTATGTGCGAGATCTTCGAACTGTGGTGGCCGGAGCGGCGCAGGATCCGCGTGCGCTTCTTTGACAATCTGGCCGAAGCCATCGCCGGCCAAAAGCCGGGCAGTTGCACGATGCATGAGACGTGCGACAGCTATGTGGTGGTGGAGTACAACGGCGACGTGTACCCCTGCGACTTCTTTGTCGAATCATCCTGGAAGCTGGGCAATGTAAACCTGGACTCCTTCCCCGAGATCGCGCGGCGCCAGAAGCGCTATTCGTTCGCTGTGAAAAAGACGCTGGCGCATCCGGAGTGCCAGGTGTGTGAGTATCAGACGATCTGTCACGGAGGCTGTCCGAAGACGCGGCATGGCATGCACCGGCAGTTTGAGGATCTCGATTACTTCTGCCAGGCGTACAAGATGGTCTTCAGCAAGGCTGTGGGGCCGTTGCGCAAGGACGTCGAGAAACTGCTGGGGCGCAGCGCGGAGCTGGCGCCGCACTCGATCAGTCCGTACTAAGAAAGCTGTCAGCGATCAGCTATCGGCGGTCAGCTTTCAGATGGGCGAATTGGGGCTATATGGCGGTGGCGCGGTGAGCTGGAGCAAGTACAAACGCCGGATCAGAAGCTAGCAGCTCAAAGCTTTCGCGCCTATTTCACCGCGGGTATCAGCCCCAGCCCTCGCAGCCACGTCTCCGCCAGCTTGGGCCAGTGTGTGACGGGCAGTTCCGTCGGCCGTAGACCGTAGCCGTGGCCGCCCTTGGCGAAAAGGTGCATCTCCGCAGGGACCTTGGCGTTCTTGAGCGCCATGTAGTAAACGATGCTGTTCTCGACGCGCACACCATCGTCCTCGGCCTGCACCAGGAACGTGGGCGGCGTGTTGGCGGAGACGGGCAACTCCGCGGCCAGCTTGTCGCCCTGGTCCTTCATGGCGAGATAGCCGGGGTAGATCACAAAGGAGAAGTCGGGCCGGCTGCTGACCTGGTCGGCTGCGTCGACCGCGTCGTAGGTGCGCTGCTGATATTGATTACTGGCCAGGGCCGCAAGATGGCCGCCGGCCGAGAATCCGAGGACGCCGATCTTCTTGGGGTCGATCTGGAGCTCGGCGGCTCGAGACCGTACAATGCCGATGGCGCGTTGCGCATCCTGCAGTGGCGCTGCCCAGCGCGGGCCCCCCTGACGGGCGGGCACACGGTACTTCAGCAACACTCCTGTTACGCCGATGGAGTTCAGCCATTCGCACACCTCGGTGCCCTCCAGATCCATAGCCAGGATATTGTACCCGCCGCCGGGGAAGACCACCACAGCCGTACCCGTGTTGTTGTTCTTCGGTGCCGGGTAGACCGAGATGGTGGGCTCGCTCACGTTGCCGAGCCGGATGACACGGCGGCCGGCGACGAGTGCGCCATCGGCTTTCGTGGTGTCCGCCTCAGGTCCAATGCCGCCCTTTTCGCCGGGGGCGCCCTTGGGCCAGATCCGTTGGGCGGCGGGCTCGGCTGCCCAGGCCACGGTACCGGCGATGATCAGAAGAATGGTAAGCATGCGCATCGTGATGGATATCCTTGCTGCGCCACTATCGTATCGCTTGACCTAAAGTCGTGGGACGGCGGCGCCGATAGTCTTCGATAACCGGGAATGGTCCCAGCGGGTGTACCCGCGCGACGTATGTCGAAGCTGAGCCTGGAAGAGATTCTGGCGCGCCTCAACTGTGAGGAAGGCGCCGCACTTCCGGATCGCACCGCGTTCTTGGACGCCGCGTGTGGATCCGACGTGGACTTGCGTCAACTCGCCGGCGCACTCTATGACCGCCGGTTTGGGTTGTCCGACACGCAGGGCAACGAGTCGTCAGACGTGCCTCGCACCGGCGGCCGCGTGGGTCCGTATCGCATTGAACGCGTACTGGGCCGCGGGGGCATGGGGGTCGTCTATGTCGCGGTCCGCGATGATGACCAGTATCACAAACGCGTCGCCATCAAGGTTTTGAACATCAGCCAGGACAACGAGGAACTGCTGCACCGCTTCCAGAACGAGCGCCAGATTCTCGCCAACCTGGACCACCCCAATATCTGCCGCCTGTTGGACGGCGGTGTGACAGGCGCGGGACTGCCCTATTTCGTCATGGAGTACATTCGCGATGCGCGGCCCATCGACGAGTATGCGAATGCGCACGACCTGCCTTTGCGAGAGCGGCTCGTGCTGTTTCGCCAGGCTTGTGCCGCTGTACAGCACGCCCACCGATTCCTCATCGTCCACCGTGATCTGAAGCCCAGCAACATCCTCGTCTCAGAGGAGGGAGAGGTGAAGCTGATGGACTTCGGCATCGCCAAGAACCTGCTGGCGTGTCTGGATGGCAGCTTCCACTCACAGACCATGGGCCTGCAACCCATGACGCCGGCCTACGCGAGCCCTGAGCAGGTGAGCGGCGAACCCATCACCACCAGCAGCGATGTCTACTCGCTGGGCGTTGTCCTTTACGAACTGCTGACGGGTCAGCATCCGTTCCGGCGGGCCGAACAACCGCTGCCCGAGTTGCTGAACGCCATCTGTCTGACCGATCCGCCGCGGCCCAGCTCAGTGGTCGTGAAATATCCACCCGAACACGCGGAAGAAAGCCCGAGACGATTGAGCAAGCTGCTGCGCGGCGACCTGGATTGGATCATCCTGATGGCGCTGCGAAAGGACCCCAACCGGCGCTACGTGGCGGTCGAGCAGTTGAGCGAGGACCTGCGCCGTGTGCTGTCGCGCCGGCCCGTACGCGCCCGCAACGACACGCTACGCTATCGCAGTTGGAAGTTCATGGGCCGGCATCGTTTCGGTGTGAGCGCCGTCTTCCTGCTGATCGTCACACTGATCTGGGGCGTTTTGTCCACGCAGAACCAGCGGGCACGAGCCGAGGCGCGGTTTCGAGACACGCGCGAGCTGGCCCATAGCATCCTCTTTGAGATCAGCGATGCCATTCGCGATCTGCCGGGCGCCACGCCAGCTCGCATGCTGCTGGTGCGGCGCGCGCTGACTTATCTGGACAAACTCGCCAGCGAAGCCGGCAACGACCTGACGCTGCAGGTGGAGTTGGCTGAG is a genomic window containing:
- a CDS encoding DNA alkylation repair protein, encoding MTPDALLAHIDESMLALADAGFAQGQRRFFQHEVDTYGVRTQHLTMLVREVYAAVKTWPLAHRNALMKGLWETGKLESGVLVCHVYRRFARQCTACEFKLFERWIDRYVHNWAHTDGVSSWLLAACIENEPDLRFALKPWTASKNRWKRRASAVSLLQEAKAGRHTDYIFEITALLLPDRDDMVEKGVGWLLKETYPQRPVETLDFLLRHETAATRLTLRYAAEKMTPEHRKSLLASH
- a CDS encoding anaerobic sulfatase maturase codes for the protein MLHSEHMTPGNPFAIVNDSYSTASIQGQAPRITSLLIKPASAVCNLDCSYCFYLDRDADPYKELPARLMTNETLERLVDNYLFYSYPASTFAFQGGEPTLAGLPFFQKLVDLQQRHGRSGQSVSNALQTNGVLLDKDWGQLFREYKFLIGISLDGPEEVNDLYRFNKAGHGTWKNVMRGVEAMQKEKVDFNVLCVLSQSNVHKPREIYKFYRSLGIDYMQFIPLAEFDAEGKPFPFTITPEEYGRFMCEIFELWWPERRRIRVRFFDNLAEAIAGQKPGSCTMHETCDSYVVVEYNGDVYPCDFFVESSWKLGNVNLDSFPEIARRQKRYSFAVKKTLAHPECQVCEYQTICHGGCPKTRHGMHRQFEDLDYFCQAYKMVFSKAVGPLRKDVEKLLGRSAELAPHSISPY
- a CDS encoding alpha/beta hydrolase, which produces MRMLTILLIIAGTVAWAAEPAAQRIWPKGAPGEKGGIGPEADTTKADGALVAGRRVIRLGNVSEPTISVYPAPKNNNTGTAVVVFPGGGYNILAMDLEGTEVCEWLNSIGVTGVLLKYRVPARQGGPRWAAPLQDAQRAIGIVRSRAAELQIDPKKIGVLGFSAGGHLAALASNQYQQRTYDAVDAADQVSSRPDFSFVIYPGYLAMKDQGDKLAAELPVSANTPPTFLVQAEDDGVRVENSIVYYMALKNAKVPAEMHLFAKGGHGYGLRPTELPVTHWPKLAETWLRGLGLIPAVK
- a CDS encoding serine/threonine-protein kinase, producing the protein MSKLSLEEILARLNCEEGAALPDRTAFLDAACGSDVDLRQLAGALYDRRFGLSDTQGNESSDVPRTGGRVGPYRIERVLGRGGMGVVYVAVRDDDQYHKRVAIKVLNISQDNEELLHRFQNERQILANLDHPNICRLLDGGVTGAGLPYFVMEYIRDARPIDEYANAHDLPLRERLVLFRQACAAVQHAHRFLIVHRDLKPSNILVSEEGEVKLMDFGIAKNLLACLDGSFHSQTMGLQPMTPAYASPEQVSGEPITTSSDVYSLGVVLYELLTGQHPFRRAEQPLPELLNAICLTDPPRPSSVVVKYPPEHAEESPRRLSKLLRGDLDWIILMALRKDPNRRYVAVEQLSEDLRRVLSRRPVRARNDTLRYRSWKFMGRHRFGVSAVFLLIVTLIWGVLSTQNQRARAEARFRDTRELAHSILFEISDAIRDLPGATPARMLLVRRALTYLDKLASEAGNDLTLQVELAEAYHKIGEVQFKVGYPNIGDIAGALASARKELDIRYKLASALPNSTSQLNLASAHQRVSEMFDGTGDAFNAEHHLGKALEIREALTAKDPENPAIQADLASTYRVMGDNMKTEGKPQAAIDWNRKAMAIRESLLERSPGDPVLRRQLSMDLVRIADSLGSPNETNLGRYAEARSAYEKALVIRLELLAANPNSPTALREVGNIYQRMGVMLIETGEYKESLAMSQRSAQISEQLAADDPANFEVSRDLGVKCDQMGVVLEKLGNIDGAQASLRRGLALKSALLARSPSSQRSQEDVAITNSLLGHLLARAHRPLEALTHLKQSADAFEQIVRANTEAGRYRLQLLKSLAAMADIHAENHNWPEARAAYQRALGLARQLQQDGKLGAADQDEPARLVHRLGTLPPG